One segment of Alistipes finegoldii DSM 17242 DNA contains the following:
- a CDS encoding phage portal protein, producing the protein MSKKHKIKPAVAVNNRTVDPYITLGAGRVENDAFWRWGDDNLFPNALALMARRSVTHRRIINDKADYISGKGFTCDEVQQPRLAAFLRHVNGDGESLRQVLNKLAFDKALFGNAFLEAVTDAGHTFLSLHHQDASRCRLARDSAHVLLHHDWTAFKAAEARTLPLYPAFEEQSDGTLRAVIHYKDYEPTFEHYGVPPYIAGFNVSAIAYKTDKWNISRLDNSFQLSGVMMLDSTVDSEAEAERIVRLAEQKFAGNPGQVMFVIRDGGEQNDNSRFIPIASQNEGDWQALHEQAVSDIVVAHSWFRTLSGLEYASGFSAERILHEYEVALNTVILGEQAELTEPIRQLLTSVSGFDTSSLQIVNRPPTRSKPIYMKVWEARKADGLEYDPDDERQQAFLSEITKYNIRSIE; encoded by the coding sequence ATGAGCAAAAAGCACAAAATCAAACCGGCCGTCGCGGTGAACAACCGCACGGTCGATCCCTACATCACGCTCGGCGCGGGACGTGTCGAAAACGACGCGTTCTGGCGCTGGGGCGACGACAACCTCTTTCCCAACGCGCTGGCGCTGATGGCACGCCGTTCGGTGACCCACCGCCGCATCATCAACGACAAGGCCGACTACATTTCGGGCAAGGGCTTCACGTGCGACGAGGTGCAGCAGCCCCGGCTCGCGGCCTTCCTGCGCCACGTAAACGGCGACGGGGAGAGCCTGCGGCAGGTGCTCAACAAGCTGGCGTTCGACAAGGCGCTCTTCGGCAACGCATTTCTCGAAGCGGTGACCGACGCCGGGCATACGTTCCTTTCGCTGCACCATCAGGACGCCTCGCGCTGCCGGCTGGCCCGCGACTCGGCCCACGTTCTGCTCCACCACGACTGGACGGCATTCAAAGCGGCCGAAGCGCGGACCCTGCCCCTCTACCCGGCATTCGAAGAGCAGTCCGACGGCACGCTGCGCGCCGTGATCCACTACAAGGACTACGAACCGACGTTCGAACATTACGGCGTGCCGCCCTACATCGCGGGGTTCAACGTCTCGGCCATCGCCTACAAGACCGACAAGTGGAATATCTCGCGGCTCGACAACTCGTTCCAGCTCTCCGGCGTGATGATGCTCGACAGTACGGTGGACAGCGAAGCCGAAGCCGAACGCATCGTACGGCTGGCCGAGCAGAAATTCGCGGGCAACCCCGGACAGGTGATGTTCGTCATCCGCGACGGCGGCGAGCAGAACGACAATTCGCGTTTTATTCCGATCGCATCGCAGAACGAGGGCGACTGGCAGGCGCTGCACGAGCAGGCCGTGTCGGACATCGTCGTGGCCCACTCGTGGTTCCGGACCCTGAGCGGACTGGAATATGCTTCGGGATTCAGCGCCGAACGCATCCTGCACGAGTACGAAGTGGCCCTCAACACGGTCATCCTCGGCGAGCAGGCCGAACTGACCGAGCCGATCCGCCAGCTCCTGACATCCGTATCGGGATTCGACACGTCGTCGCTGCAAATCGTAAACCGTCCGCCGACACGCTCCAAGCCGATCTACATGAAGGTCTGGGAGGCCCGCAAGGCCGACGGACTGGAGTATGATCCCGACGACGAGCGCCAGCAGGCGTTTCTGTCCGAGATCACGAAGTATAATATCAGGAGCATAGAATAA
- a CDS encoding phage holin family protein: METLYRLVSGAAAGIAALFAPIGPLVACAVVFIGIDFLSGVAASRAAARREGRAWYFESREAWRTVLKLALAITAIAMAWLIDSCILDFMELNVARLFTGFTCGVELWSFLENASQLSDAPLFRWLRRYVRRRIRRETGDE, encoded by the coding sequence ATGGAAACTTTGTACAGACTCGTTAGCGGTGCGGCGGCGGGGATCGCCGCCCTGTTCGCCCCGATCGGGCCGCTCGTGGCCTGCGCCGTGGTCTTCATCGGCATCGACTTCCTGTCAGGCGTCGCCGCCAGCCGCGCGGCGGCCCGCCGCGAAGGCCGCGCATGGTATTTCGAGAGCCGCGAAGCATGGCGCACGGTCCTCAAGCTGGCCCTTGCCATTACAGCAATCGCCATGGCGTGGCTGATCGACAGCTGCATCCTCGACTTCATGGAGCTGAACGTCGCGCGGCTCTTCACGGGCTTCACGTGCGGCGTGGAGCTGTGGTCGTTCCTCGAAAACGCGTCGCAGCTCTCCGACGCCCCGCTGTTCCGCTGGCTGCGCCGCTACGTACGCCGCCGCATCCGGAGAGAGACGGGCGATGAGTAG
- a CDS encoding ComEC/Rec2 family competence protein, translated as MKPEFLLAKLDRMPMLKAVVPFAAGILAADRFALPLWFLAGAFLLSGVSALLLRSPLCTLAMLFTAGFGAAQLRDTGRTVPYGVYTAYELSVEGIPADRGRYASAEATVTAWRDPADGTWHPAGDRVTLHADSLTALHPGERLRCRGTVRPLRGGAESYRRLMTRRGFAGTIWLSERTILERLPARNTALHLHAAERMGRLRIPGDAGAVCRAMTAGDRSGITPELRAAYSRSGLSHLLAVSGLHTGIVFALVNLLLWWLPLLRRGHLLRNLLAAACIWIYVAAAGFPPSAVRAAVMFTMLQSALASASEYNGLNALAAAAFGMLLWNPAWLGDISFQLSFAAVAAILAWGVPLCRRLRTRRRALNPITDALAVSLAATLATAPLVSHTFGIVPLAGVVVNPAAILLGSVVVLAGALWMLLPFGWAAPAFECVLSHTAEGLNALARVTADLSCAAAEYALGGGATAAVYLFFALATAAAWSAEPKKSVHLPA; from the coding sequence ATGAAACCCGAATTCCTGCTTGCCAAACTCGACCGTATGCCGATGCTGAAAGCCGTCGTGCCGTTTGCGGCCGGGATTCTCGCCGCCGACCGTTTCGCACTGCCCCTGTGGTTTCTCGCAGGGGCCTTTTTGCTCTCCGGCGTCTCGGCGCTGCTTCTCCGGTCGCCGCTCTGCACCCTCGCCATGCTCTTCACGGCGGGATTCGGCGCGGCACAGCTCCGCGATACCGGACGCACGGTACCTTACGGGGTATACACGGCCTATGAACTCTCCGTCGAGGGCATCCCCGCCGACCGGGGCCGCTATGCTTCCGCCGAAGCGACCGTCACGGCGTGGCGCGACCCGGCCGACGGCACGTGGCACCCCGCAGGCGACCGGGTGACGCTCCATGCCGACAGCCTAACGGCCCTGCATCCGGGCGAGCGTCTCCGCTGCCGGGGCACGGTCCGGCCGCTGCGCGGCGGCGCGGAGAGTTACCGCCGCCTGATGACGCGGCGGGGATTCGCGGGAACGATATGGCTGTCGGAGCGAACCATACTCGAACGATTGCCCGCCCGCAATACGGCCCTGCATCTGCATGCCGCCGAACGAATGGGCCGTCTGAGAATCCCCGGCGACGCGGGTGCCGTCTGCCGCGCCATGACGGCGGGCGACCGGAGCGGCATCACGCCCGAACTGCGCGCGGCCTATTCGCGCAGCGGACTGTCGCACCTGCTGGCCGTATCGGGACTGCACACGGGCATCGTCTTCGCACTGGTCAATCTGCTGTTGTGGTGGCTGCCGCTGCTGCGCAGGGGCCATCTGCTGCGCAACCTGCTGGCGGCGGCCTGCATCTGGATTTACGTCGCCGCGGCGGGATTTCCGCCCAGCGCCGTGAGGGCGGCGGTGATGTTCACGATGCTCCAGTCCGCCCTCGCCTCCGCGTCGGAATACAACGGACTGAACGCCCTCGCCGCAGCCGCCTTCGGCATGCTGTTGTGGAATCCCGCATGGCTCGGAGACATCAGCTTCCAGCTCTCGTTTGCGGCCGTTGCGGCGATCCTCGCATGGGGCGTACCCCTCTGCCGCCGGCTCCGCACCCGGCGGCGGGCGCTGAACCCGATTACCGACGCGCTGGCGGTCAGCTTGGCGGCGACGCTGGCCACGGCGCCCCTCGTATCGCATACGTTCGGCATCGTGCCGCTGGCGGGAGTCGTCGTCAACCCGGCGGCGATCCTGCTCGGAAGCGTCGTGGTGCTGGCCGGCGCGCTCTGGATGCTGCTGCCGTTCGGATGGGCGGCCCCGGCATTCGAATGCGTGCTATCGCACACGGCCGAAGGACTCAACGCGCTGGCGCGCGTCACGGCGGATCTGTCCTGCGCAGCGGCGGAATACGCCCTCGGCGGAGGGGCGACGGCGGCCGTTTACCTCTTTTTCGCGCTCGCAACGGCTGCCGCATGGTCCGCCGAACCGAAAAAAAGCGTACATTTGCCCGCATGA
- a CDS encoding THUMP-like domain-containing protein, protein MMTPEEYELLLTDEVQRAIAVSRGRDPLDVALDRTVPHARLVATQVKYLARAASKLPSYAAAQCILPPLAFEQASSEACAAHKRIDGDTALDLTCGLGVDALFLSRRFRRVVTLERSETLARIAAENFRRLQAANIEVVHTSAEEYLQRPGLRFDWIFADPDRRSADGRKLVRLEACSPDVTALMPLIARASGRLCIKNSPLFDVDEALRLFPDSRVEVVSLGDECKEVLVYADGTGPALTATALGRGSFTATPGQTPPPAPDTFDPSRYRWLVVPDVALQKARLARLHLRGKADIWSENGYGFAAEEPQEVIGKVFAVESIEPYDPRRLKRSLKGAGAELMKRDFPFGAEELARRLGVHAGADVRLAFTKIGNGFWAVRLK, encoded by the coding sequence ATGATGACCCCCGAAGAATACGAACTGCTGCTTACGGACGAAGTGCAGCGGGCCATTGCCGTCTCCCGCGGCCGCGATCCGCTGGACGTGGCCCTCGACCGCACCGTGCCCCACGCGCGGCTGGTCGCCACGCAGGTCAAATACCTCGCGCGGGCGGCATCGAAACTGCCGTCGTATGCCGCCGCGCAGTGCATACTCCCGCCGCTGGCCTTCGAGCAGGCGTCGAGCGAGGCGTGTGCGGCGCACAAACGGATCGACGGCGACACGGCGCTGGACCTCACCTGCGGACTGGGCGTCGATGCGCTTTTCCTGAGCCGCCGTTTCCGGCGCGTGGTGACGCTCGAACGCAGCGAAACGCTGGCCCGTATCGCCGCCGAAAACTTCCGGCGGCTCCAAGCCGCCAACATAGAGGTCGTCCACACCTCGGCCGAGGAGTATCTGCAACGGCCCGGACTGCGCTTCGACTGGATTTTCGCCGACCCCGACCGCCGCTCGGCCGACGGCCGCAAGCTGGTGCGGCTCGAAGCGTGCTCGCCCGACGTCACCGCCCTGATGCCGCTTATCGCGCGCGCGTCAGGGCGTCTGTGCATCAAGAACTCGCCGCTGTTCGACGTGGACGAAGCCCTGCGGCTCTTTCCCGACAGCCGCGTGGAGGTCGTCTCGCTCGGCGACGAGTGCAAGGAGGTGCTCGTCTACGCCGACGGCACGGGTCCCGCCCTCACGGCGACGGCGCTCGGCCGCGGCAGTTTCACGGCCACCCCCGGCCAGACGCCGCCGCCCGCACCCGACACCTTCGACCCGTCGCGCTACCGCTGGCTGGTCGTGCCCGACGTCGCGCTGCAGAAGGCGCGGCTGGCGCGGCTCCACCTGCGCGGCAAGGCCGACATCTGGAGCGAAAACGGCTACGGATTCGCCGCCGAAGAGCCGCAGGAGGTAATCGGCAAGGTATTCGCAGTCGAAAGCATCGAACCGTACGACCCGCGGCGGCTGAAACGCAGCCTGAAAGGAGCCGGAGCCGAGCTGATGAAACGCGACTTCCCGTTCGGAGCCGAGGAGCTGGCCCGGCGGCTGGGCGTGCACGCGGGAGCCGACGTGCGGCTGGCCTTCACCAAAATCGGAAACGGATTTTGGGCGGTCCGGTTGAAATAG